Within Malus domestica chromosome 04, GDT2T_hap1, the genomic segment ttcatGAAATTGTTGATGAAGGGGAAATAATTctagaagattccaactaaagacaacctcgctgatatgttgactaaggttgttagtgtagccaagtttgttcattgtttgaacttggctcacattttgcctatataaagaaggcgttgagcaaTAGGagtttttggagcatttggcttgGCATGAGTTGCTCTTTAGCTAGTGATTGGGAGTGAtttttgtgttggttggcttattaTGGTGTTTTCGGaatttggccaaggtggagattgttggatagTCGCCAAATTAGTGGTCAACTTGGCATCCACTTTCggctaataaacaaaacaaaagaatgaaggaCAAAATGATGAGGGAACATCATGATGAGGAGgcatcatgattatgtttccttCTTTTGTGGTTTTTTCAAAACCATAATTATTGGCTTTTTTTTCGGGTAGAAGAAATAAGAGAAGGAGAGCTCATTTTTAGTTTAGAGCTGCAAAGAGAAGTGAGAGCTGTCGAGAGCagagagagttgcagagagcccaaaaggaagaagaagctgctgcttcatttggttagtaatcatccacAAAAGTAGTTGTTGGTGTAATAGTTTTGAGttatatatatagagaagaaattattcattatatttctttctctatttgtttttgtggtgtgtgagagctattgggtgtattgggtttttgggttgtgagcttgccaacactttgtaaactccaatttggttgatagtggattattgggtgagttcctactgctccgatgacgtactccagttacactggctgttgaggaacctcgttaaaatcttggtgtcttttatattttgtttttgcatTCCATTAGATATTTTTCCTTTGGGTTATCAAAAGTTGGTTCcataaggtttggtgctatcctagcacaacatttGGTGTGTCCCAAAAGACCATCATCTCATTATCAACAATATTGAGACACCAAGGATTGTCGTGGTGATCCAACAAAATCTAAAACTTCTAatcttttttgtgttttgtgtgaggGTACAAAATCCAGTCTTGGGTTGTGTGCGGTGGCTGCCAATATTCTTGAGGGTTGTGTGTTTGGGTGAGCAATGAGCACCTTTGGGTTTGATTGAGAAAAAACAACAGGAATAACCCTCAATGGTAGGCGAGTTTCTCGCCAACATGGTTGTTGATGCCTTCACTACCCATGAACATACTCCTAGAAAGCTTTCTAACATATGTGATCTCTAGGAAAgtcattttgtaaattaaacatCTTGCAAATGCTCACTTGGTTTTGTTTgagtaataaaattaaaaaaaaattgtttttatgaCTTGGCAAATGACCttcatgtatatatttgtatttgataatGATAATGCGTAAATTATTTAGAAAATTATTTAATGGTGGAATGTAAATTATTTAACTTCTCCAAAATATgtaaataaaaatgtatattTGCATCCTTTTCATTTACATCTTTTGGAGGTGGGTTTGGCTAGtcgaagagagaaaaataaatgaTATTCCAAATTTATATCTTTCTTATTAGGGTAGAACTCATATTTACATCTTACGAAAATATAACGTGAGACATAAATATGAGTTTTACAACTCAAAATTTGCATTTCTCCATTTAGATGCTCTTATAAGCCTATGGTTGTAAAATGGAGACCCTCTTATTCTTTCTTGATCTTGATTAATTAAAGTAAAAGGATTCACTCACTCATTGCCCATTGTTGACTCCCATTTATTTGTCTACTAATCTAGTTCGTTTTAATTAAGCACCATAGTCATAGATTTCCACCCTTTCAGGttcataaaaaatttctcactcTGGAATATTCGGTATCTTAAATATCCGATCCctagtttttactgttcattgactaagaccttattagttctcaaattttgattcaagtccctagcattaatgtgataatgaatttacatgtttattatataattttttaatataaaaattagtaattaatttagggtttaatactcacacctctattaaacttctaattaattttcaattcaaacatttccaaaataataaaaaattaaattaaattaagtttgtacctattagttttttttatatataaaaagattctcaatgttttaatcttaaatgtacccattcatatataaaatccattcaaatttgttatatgtaaaatgtaccctttttttaatataaaatccattcaaattttttaatccatgtttaaacttatatgggtacattctttttcgttgatttgagaatgtatccatgttttggtacaataactttttttgttaattttggttaatgtacccatacatatatgtatacacacacacacaatataatagagagtataatttatattttattatttttaatcccataaattatgggttttatttaaaatctcattaatataaacaattacaaatttcaatttttattttttaattaaaaaatatagtaacttacattattacattaatgtcagggacctcaatcaaaaactaaaaactaacaaggtttcaattaaataatattgatagctaaggaccgcatccaaagtgttcattttaaatatatatatttttttagcaaataatattatttaaattaagattagtaaaaatgtaatttaaatttACTTTTGAAAAGAATTACACTTAAAACCTTTTaccaagaagtaaaaaaaaatacttctaAAACGCGGTACCGAGACATGCTCGCTACAACCGTAGTCAATTTTGAAGAAACTTTGCTGTCACTGTCACACCAATGCATCTCATGCACTGTAGTGTCAGGGCCCTATAAGTCAAATAAAAAAGGACaacgtttatttatttttatatacttATTTCCATAAAAAGTGATAGACTTTTCACCTACATTTCTTTTCCAATAAATTTCTAGCTACTTTTTCTTGACTGAATCTGACTGACCCATCTCACCATCTTTGTCCCGTTGTTCCTCAGTCCTTGCTTGCTTTCAGGTTGTGGGGTTTTACTGTTTCATTGATTTCAGCAGAGGCAGAGAGAGGCAGCCATGAATGCTCTTGCAGCCACCAACCGCAACTTTCGACATGCAGCTCGCATTCTTGGGCTGGATTCCAAGCTTGAGAAAAGCCTTTTGATTCCCTTCAGAGAAATCAAAGTAAATAATTTCCATTTGCTTGCTCATTCCataaattcttctttcttttttccttttccccttatttttttcataattttttgctttttatttttttgtgggtttttatGGTGTTTGATTTGCAGGTTGAGTGTACTATTCCGAAAGATGATGGCACTCTGGTATCCTATGTTGGATTCAGAATCCAGCATGACAATGCCCGTGGCCCAATGAAAGGGGGAATCCGTTACCATCCTGAGGTTTatatttccttcttctttctttttatgtCAATGTTGTTATTTTCCATGCGTATCCCTCCAAGTTTGTTGATTTGGGGTTTTGGTTTCTGGCCTAATCGAAATGTTCAGAGATTTCGTCGTTGAGTTTATGTCGGTGAGACACTGAGACTTAATCTGTTGATGTTAGGATTCCAATTTATGGTTTTTATTGCAGATTATTTTCATTCATCTGGTTTTGATCTTTTGGTTATATTTATAATTCACTCAACTTTGATGGCTACATGCCCTCAATCATTGGGGAAAATGTAAATTGGATTCGCGGTTCCACTGTCATAGTTTGCCTCAATTTCACAGTTCGTCTGCCAAACCCGTGTTTCTGTTTATGGTGAGTATATCTGTTTGCTTCAAGACATTTGATTTAACAAAGAGGGTTTTCTTAGAAATGAGGTCAGATTCTTTCTTCATTAATTAGAAAACCTGTGAAGGGGAGATACATGGGTAATGCTACTTCTGTCTGTGTTTGATTGGTTTTTGCCAAAATTGATCTTTTTCTAACGAGCAAATAGTATGTTCTCCAAACTACTATTGGTTTCTATTTCAGGAAAATGTCTTTAAACTGCTTGAGAAACAACAATTGTGTTACGTAGCATTGTTTTTATGTCCAATGATTGACTGGTTATAAACGCCTTATGAAACAGCATTGATTGTTTGTATAATATAAAGCCCAAACATCAATTGTGATTTGCGCATGATTGTGAGATCATTGTGGACGTCTTTGGTTGTCATCTTGTTGATAAGTAAAGTTTCTTCTGTtctgtattttctttttcagcACACTTATCGTTGTATCGTGTAACCGTAGATTATCTGTTTCCCTTTGAGTTGGCCCACACCATAAATTTATAGAACCTTTTAGGACTATGCAACAATTGGAAGGGGAAACCGGATTGAGATAGCAAGTGCGGGATATATTACCTAGACTGTGCCCCATGGTGAGTTCCACTTGTTATAGCAACCCATGTTGTTCATAGTACTTGTAACTGGTATGTTCAATATTGCTAGCGAGTCAATGGAGTGATTAGATGTAAAAATGTccttaacaagtactacttCTATCGATGTTAATAAAATTCTACTTGGGCACCAAACAAAGAAGGTGCTGCTGTTAGCAGTAACTGCAATAAGAATTCGAAACATATATGTTTAATGGTTTTCTATGTATGACCACAAACCCACAAATGTCTAGCACAATAACAGTTTTATTTTCAGAAAAGTATTCAACTGACCTTAAAACACATAGTGGAATTATTTACCATTGATTTTTCTGCACAGTTAATTCTTCATGCATACAGATTACCGTTCAATGAACTACATTTGTCCTGCAGCAGTTCTATGCCTTACTACATGTTTCCTTTattcttgtgtttttaaatAAGCGAGAGGATCCTCgccagatcctctttgtgaggatcccggggatcctcaaatcacatccgttcatcatacatcgtgaggtcagaaatcattgtaaattttttatttaaaattgaatataaacagtacttgacgaaaactggccgcacgatgtacaatgaacggatgTGTTTGGAGGATCcctgggatcctcacaaagaggatccagcgAGGATCCTCTCTCTTTAAATAATACGAGAGGTTTCTCGAATATCTAAGGATGGTCTCGTGCATTACGTTTTATGAGAATTCCCTCACATAAATCTTAATTGGGTTTCACGTATAGACTACTCTTACGGTCCTACCTGTGAATCCTATTGTAATTTATGCATTTAAGCTATCGTAATATGCATCGAATACTGAAGTAGCAAATATTCAATTGTGCAAGGTTGACCCAGATGAAGTGAATGCTCTAGCCCAGCTAATGACATGGAAGACAGCTGTAGTAAACATTCCTTATGGTGGAGCTAAGGGTGGGATTGGCTGCAACCCGAGGGACTTGAGTGTCAGTGAGTTAGAACGTTTAACTCGTGTTTTTACTCAGAAGATCCATGATCTCATTGGAATTCACAGGGATGTTCCTGCCCCTGACATGGGAACTAATTCCCAGGTATCCTGTTTCCTTTCAAAGTAAATTGAGAGTACGGTCCTTGTTGGTTGAAAATGATAAATATATTGTTGTCTTTGGTGTAAACTACACATGCTTAATTCTTTAAATTGACAGACAATGGCTTGGATTCTTGACGAGTACTCAAAGTTTCATGGGCATTCACCTGCTGTTGTGACAGGAAAACCGATTGTAAGTACCGCACATCCACAGACAGGTTATAATTATGGTCACTGGATAGAATCAAATCATCTTGATTCTAAAGAATTTTATTTCTTATATTCGTTGTGTTTCCAATTCAGGATCTTGGGGGTTCACTTGGAAGGGAGTCTGCGACTGGACTTGGGGTGGTTTTTGCAACCGAGTCTTTACTTGGTGAATACGGAAAGTCAATTTCCGGTATGAAGTTTGTTATACAGGTATGTcctaaataatgataaaattttattttccaaGGCCATATGCGCGATGACATGAATATGTGGTCTGCTTCTAACTTTGTTGATACATTTTAGGGTTTCGGAAATGTGGGCTCGTGGGCAGCCAAGTTGATCCATGATAGAGGGGGTCATGTCATTGCTGTTAGTGACATCACAGGTGCAATTAAAAACCCTGCTGGAATCAATATCCCAGATCTTCTGAAGCACAAAGATAGCAATGGAAGTTTGAAGGAATTCCAAGGTGGAGATGCTATGGACCCAAATGATTTGCTTGTTCATGAATGTGATGTTCTGATTCCATGTGCCTTAGGAGGAGTTATTAACAAGTATGTACTCTGCTTCTTTATTCATTGAGAACATCATAACCGGACTTTCTCGGAAATTTTGTGTCAAAATTGGTTAtatgttttccttttctttcctacCGTTTGATGGTGATGTattcaaatttatatttaagGGAAAATGCAGCTGATGTGAAGGCAAAATTCATAATAGAAGCTGCAAATCATCCAACTGACCCAGAAGCAGACGAGGTAACAAGGACAACTGCATTTTCTCAACTTAATAAGCATACGGGTTGCTGAAATTTCCTACTTAGGTATAAAACCCCTCTGCTGCAGATTTTGTCCAATAAGGGAGTTGTTATTCTCCCTGACATATATGCAAATGCTGGCGGTGTGACAGTGAGCTACTTTGAATGGGTTCAGGTAACAAGAATCTATTGCGGTGTGTTGTATATGCCTATTATCTAAATCAATATGGCTCGAAATCCTCCCGTATATTGTCTGCAGAATATTCAAGGATTTATGTGGGAAGAAGACAAGGTTAACTGTGAGCTTAAAAAGTACATGCACAAGGCCTTCCTTGACATCAAGGCATTGTGTCAAACTCATGACTGCAGCTTGCGAATGGGAGCTTTCACTCTCGGGGTGAACCGAGTCGCACGTGCTACACTCTTGAGGGGTTGGGAAGCATGAATGAAGTCTTTTCGTTTTAATTTTCTCCTTTTGTGCCCATCAAATGCTTCTTCTTGACATCAGTCAGGCAATGTAATGGGAATCGAAAAACCGGATACTCGAGCAAACAGGAGAAACCAACCTAAGATAGAAATAAAAGTACTTTAGTTCATTTACATTAGTATTCTTTTGTGCTTTTAACACATTTTCTTATTAGCTTCACATGTGAAGTGTGTCCATAAGCTCAGGGCTTCAGCTACCGTCACTAGCCTTAGCAGCAGGAACACCTATAACCCTGGTTTACTGAATTCAGGTTTAAGAATTTGAGTGCCTTGTGAATCAGTGTTTGCGTTGAATGCAACGGCTCAGCCGTTCAAGGCACCAAAATCTTTTCCGGTACAACTCCGAAGTTAAAATTGCAATaaactcaaaaaagaaaaagaaagcatGTATATAATGATGATATGTTCAAAATTAATCGTCATTCTCGAATAAATCGTTGTTCCAAGTTTTCTGGGAAACAGGGCAGCTGCCAAAATATGAGGGTTAAACTTCTAAGCCGAAACACAAACACAATACAAACTTGAACTGCGATTTGTTGATGAATGATTCTGAAATTTATCCACCTTATCTGTACTGAATGCAGTTAGATCTTTCTAGGTGACATCTAAAATCAAGTTTCTTTCGCTTTTGTCACTAATACGACCATCTGGTATATGCTTGCTGCTTGGAGACCCCTTTTCCCTTCCTCCATGGACAATTTGAAGCAGCCATCAATCCCAGCACATTTCTCCTATTCGACGTAGCTTCTGAACTTTCAAAATCTTCATGCAATTGTTTATGAGAATATGATTTATCTATGCATTCCTCTCATGTTTGCTTCACATCATGTTCTTGCTGCTTGGAGACCCTTTTTCCGTTCCTCCATGGACAATTAGAACCAGCCATCAATCCCAGCACAATCATCCTGTGTGACGGAAGTTCTAAACTTTCAAAATCTTCATGCAATTGCTTACGAGAAAAAGATTTATCTAAGCATTTCTCTCCTGTTGGTTTCACATTAGTCTTCACTGAGTTCGatgatgatggaagttgtgaactTTCTTGACCAAAATTCCTCACCTTCAGTGCAGCTTTTGGTCCACAGAGATGAGGGAAGTTGCGAATAGCTGATACTACTTTTCGAGAAAATTCGTTGGCTGCAGTTATCTCAAGATCATTTCCATTAGAAACAGAAATGGACCCATCAGGTGGCGAACAAAGATTTCTATTGGACAGAACAGTCTCTATATCTTCCCTTGGAGTAGCCACACCAAGATGACCTGGGCTCTTCAACAAACTATGTATTTCATTCGGTATAGTAGTTAAAAAATCATCTGTCTCCACAGTACCAGAAGCCATACCAGTCATCAGGACAGTCTGATCCACCTTCTCAGCAGTACCAACAGAAGCTGCCTCATTGACAGGTCTCAAATCGTTTAGCTCATGCAGATTCTTCGGGAAATCAGGTATTTCACGATTTAAGGCAGTCACAGATTCATTTATCTCCATGGTACCAACAGCCTTACTGTTCCTCAAGCCAGTCTCATCCACATGATCGGTCGAAACAGTCAGATTTTCGAACCCTTTTCCATCACCATTATTATCCCGGGTAATCAAATGCTCTGCATTACCAACAGAAGCTGCCTCTTCAACAGGTCTCAGGTTGTTTAACTGATGTAGATTCTTCGAGAATTCAGATACTTCATGTTCTACGGCTGTTACTGATTCAATTGTCCCCTCAGTACCCACATCCTTGCTATTGGACAAGTCAGTTTTATCCACTTGACCACTTGAGCTCATCATTTTTTCGACTGCATGCCCATCACCATTTTTATCCCCACTAGCCAGACTTTCTGTTGGTACACTCACAGAAGTAAGCAGAGCAGGCCTCAAATAGTTTAACTGAGCAAAATGTCCACTCCCCGGGGGGAAATCACGAACAGCAGAGATTATCTCCCTGTTGAACTTGGGCAACTTGGTCTGGAAAGAGCACTCCATGGGCAATTTCCTCAAAATGACAACTATTAAGCGAATCAGTTATTTTCAATGATTCCAAATGTTAAACCGCCTCTATGATCCCCATTCCAACTCCCAACCCAATGGAATGAAATGCTCCAAACCCCAAAACAAGAGTAATCATTAAAAATGCACGCATTTGCTGTGGTCGAACAATAAAAGCTACAAAGCGCACAATGCACAAGATTGCTTGTACAACAAGAAGAAAAGCACTAAAAAAACCAAACTCAGATCCCATCGAAACTACTCATTAACcattaaaaaattgcaaacatTTCGAACCAAATATCTAAGCTTGGAGAACCTCCATACTTCTAAAATCAACAAAGCAAAATATATATCAACCTTTTATCAACCCAAGAAACTAATTTTCATGATAAAAAATGGGGCTTTTAGCAGTATgctcccaaaaataaaaactgtttAGCCATAAATCCTACTTATTGCCCTCGATTCTTTTGTTGTTTCTGCTTCAAGCCCTCGACTTTTATTGCTGTTTTCAAGTTTTTGGAGgggtttttcttaattttccctTTAAAAACCCAAGAAAACCTGGAAAGCAGTCTAATATTAGACAATGATGGAGAAAGAAAAATTCGaccaaaaaaggaaattcaaagaACCAAAGTAACGCCTGCCCAATAAGCAAACACATTTGAAATTTCAAGAACTATATATATACCTGGTAGTGTTGGAGTGTGAACagtttctttcttcaaagcatGCAACTGATACGGGAAATTCGTGTAGAAACGGTGAATGGTTTCTTTCTTAACGGTTGAAACTTAAAAGCGAGGGTATGATTCGTAAAAGGATTGCAAATTGAAGGTCGAAATGGATATTTTCGGCTTCACTGAATCAAAGACTTGCGGTCAAATCAATGCATGGACGAAGTGTAAATAAGCCTTTCTATTTTCTGAGGGGTAATATTACCACCCGTTGTCTTATTTCCCTACCCactatttaataaaaatgttcataataataaatataatagTGGCTAGGGTGTGATGTATGCGGCGGAAAGAGGTTGGGAAAGATTTGGGCTACAATCGACAGAAAGGTTGGAAGAAGGAACAAGTGTTTGCTAGATGGAGGAGAAAGAGACTTGGGGTGAGGTCAGCGGCTTTCACAGAACATAAGGAAGAAGAGCGGTTTGAGATCCGAGGTCTCTAATTTGGGCTATAGATATGGAATTCGGTGAAAATAGAGGGTGGGAATCTAGAAAAAATCGGGGTGGTAGATTTGGGGTTAGTAGGAAGAGATATTATGAAAGGGATGTCATGAGTTTAAGGACATGTGTGGTTTGaaagaagggagttttaacgTAAAACCTGTGGTACTgctcactttaacgaaaaaccacattttaaagaagttaaacctagtactatttactttaccctttattttgtccttacaattaaaacttaaagttttcaagccattttcattaattttcctttgaaaGAAATGATGAATGTCCAAGTCttgcattttcttttatttttcaatttttatttatttaaagatATATTAGAGTTAATTATTTAAGAAGAGTATGatattcatcaataatgaaggaaTACGTACAATGCTAAGACTGAGGTGCATGTTAAGGGCCTCGATAAAAACCGTGCCGGGAATTTAAACCGGTCTAAAGGAAAAAGAGCATTTCACACCAGATTACAAAATGGAATTACTATTCTCAAATGGAGAATCTAAAATCAAATCCGGTGGTTCCTCAAACCACATCAAACAATTGATTATAGTCATGCTATACCTTGCCAAGCGATGTGCAACATTATTGGCCTCCCGATTGCAAAATGAAACCTTCCCCTGAGGAATATTATTCATCAGCTAACGGGTATCATCAAGGACAAGACCATACTGACCCAAAATATTATCCATCAACATGCATTGTAACAGGATTCAGGCAAACAATCCCCTTCAGGCAACATTCTTTTAATTAACTCCAGTAAAGTGGTGAAGATCTTGTTTGGCATTCCCGCTAAACACTTGATCTGATATAGTCTTACAACTGCTTCCAATTTCTTAAACTCCTTACAACCTGGCCACAAATCTTGATCTACCTCTTCAAGCAACCTAAAAAaagtctccacctcttctggacACCCTTCCCCAATAGGGGGTTCAGTAGACGGCCCAACACCTTCTTCTGTTAATGGTTGGACAAATACATCATTAAGAAAATCAtgcatgccaatcacctcatcaCCTGTTTCTTTTTCTCCAATTGCCACATTTTGTTCTCCAATGTTTTGCTCGCTATGATGTCGCCACAAAGCGTTTTTATAatctttatccatatcatacaatATGAGATGTTCAACAATAGTGTTTCTAACAAAAGTATATCGATTACAACATCTTTTGCAAGGACATCTAAACTTATCAGGACCAACACCATTTGCAACTGCTTgatccaaaaataaattaattccaGCTGTATACGCTTCAAAATTTTGGGGTATCGTCAACCAACTCTTGTCTATGCTTTACCACTTTACGAGTGCAAAATATTATGTGAACACTAAGATGCCTACAATCTTTCAATCCCTATCATGTATGCAtaactattagaattttcaatttctatctTTCAACCCTCAAACTCTATCACGATTgcaatcttttaattttcaacacctattatagtaaaaaaaattaaaataacaacaaaaagttatcaaaattatgctcatctaatccattctaataaataacaaccaaatgacaacaaaaacaaattaaaataacaattaaagtgcaaaacaaattaatttaacataatatattcttatgttagtttaacataaatgcttataaatattattcatttccattttctcataacaattcaagtgacaaaattaattaattcgactaaatatttattaatttaataaaaatagtaGAAAATTATCTAAGTActtaaattagaatttttaaataaataaacttgtgtattatacaatttaaaaattaaagaatttagtgaTAGAAACTTGAATTATGGAAGAATTCCGACGTCGATCAACTCTTTAGGTACTCAACCAGCTCAAATAAATTTcctacaaaaataaattgtaaataacataagacgagaaaataaaaatattagatgcaagaaaaacttactattgggaagaaggaacaaatgaagttggaagaacaaataagaaaggCGCAAGAGAGAGA encodes:
- the LOC114824344 gene encoding glutamate dehydrogenase 2-like isoform X1 — translated: MNALAATNRNFRHAARILGLDSKLEKSLLIPFREIKVECTIPKDDGTLVSYVGFRIQHDNARGPMKGGIRYHPEVDPDEVNALAQLMTWKTAVVNIPYGGAKGGIGCNPRDLSVSELERLTRVFTQKIHDLIGIHRDVPAPDMGTNSQTMAWILDEYSKFHGHSPAVVTGKPIDLGGSLGRESATGLGVVFATESLLGEYGKSISGMKFVIQGFGNVGSWAAKLIHDRGGHVIAVSDITGAIKNPAGINIPDLLKHKDSNGSLKEFQGGDAMDPNDLLVHECDVLIPCALGGVINKENAADVKAKFIIEAANHPTDPEADEILSNKGVVILPDIYANAGGVTVSYFEWVQNIQGFMWEEDKVNCELKKYMHKAFLDIKALCQTHDCSLRMGAFTLGVNRVARATLLRGWEA
- the LOC114824344 gene encoding glutamate dehydrogenase 2-like isoform X3: MNALAATNRNFRHAARILGLDSKLEKSLLIPFREIKVECTIPKDDGTLVSYVGFRIQHDNARGPMKGGIRYHPEVDPDEVNALAQLMTWKTAVVNIPYGGAKGGIGCNPRDLSVSELERLTRVFTQKIHDLIGIHRDVPAPDMGTNSQTMAWILDEYSKFHGHSPAVVTGKPIDLGGSLGRESATGLGVVFATESLLGEYGKSISGMKFVIQGFGNVGSWAAKLIHDRGGHVIAVSDITGAIKNPAGINIPDLLKHKDSNGSLKEFQGGDAMDPNDLLVHECDVLIPCALGGVINKENAADVKAKFIIEAANHPTDPEADEVTRTTAFSQLNKHTGC
- the LOC114824344 gene encoding glutamate dehydrogenase 2-like isoform X2, whose product is MVDPDEVNALAQLMTWKTAVVNIPYGGAKGGIGCNPRDLSVSELERLTRVFTQKIHDLIGIHRDVPAPDMGTNSQTMAWILDEYSKFHGHSPAVVTGKPIDLGGSLGRESATGLGVVFATESLLGEYGKSISGMKFVIQGFGNVGSWAAKLIHDRGGHVIAVSDITGAIKNPAGINIPDLLKHKDSNGSLKEFQGGDAMDPNDLLVHECDVLIPCALGGVINKENAADVKAKFIIEAANHPTDPEADEILSNKGVVILPDIYANAGGVTVSYFEWVQNIQGFMWEEDKVNCELKKYMHKAFLDIKALCQTHDCSLRMGAFTLGVNRVARATLLRGWEA